Proteins co-encoded in one Opitutus terrae PB90-1 genomic window:
- the flgG gene encoding flagellar basal-body rod protein FlgG, protein MNLSLYSAATGMEAQQLNLNTIANNLANVNTPGFKRSKIEFQDLLYQKPTRASGTDSGGGNIVPTGLEVGNGSRVAATSKVFTQGQLTSTGEKLDLAIQGDGFFEIQRPDGTFAYTRDGSFKLNAQGQVVTIDGLPVLSGFQAIPAGTEGVAISDNGQVTLTGANGTTTFRLSVTRFANPSGLRSVGGNLYEETAASGTPEIGQPGEQGYGQIMQGYIESSNVNIVEEMVNLIVAQRAYEINSKSIQTSDEMLQNVAQMKR, encoded by the coding sequence ATGAACCTCTCGCTCTACTCGGCCGCCACCGGCATGGAGGCGCAGCAGCTCAACCTCAACACGATCGCGAACAATCTCGCGAACGTGAATACGCCGGGCTTTAAGCGCAGCAAAATCGAGTTCCAGGACCTCCTTTATCAGAAGCCGACTCGCGCTTCGGGTACCGACTCGGGCGGCGGCAACATTGTCCCGACTGGCTTGGAGGTCGGCAACGGCTCGCGCGTCGCGGCCACGTCGAAGGTTTTCACGCAGGGGCAGCTCACGAGCACCGGCGAAAAGCTCGATCTCGCGATCCAGGGCGATGGGTTCTTCGAAATCCAGCGGCCGGACGGCACGTTTGCCTACACGCGCGACGGCTCGTTCAAGCTCAATGCCCAGGGTCAGGTGGTCACCATCGACGGCCTCCCGGTGCTCAGCGGTTTCCAGGCGATCCCGGCGGGCACGGAAGGCGTGGCGATTTCCGACAACGGTCAGGTCACGCTCACCGGCGCGAACGGCACGACCACTTTCCGGCTCTCGGTCACGCGCTTCGCTAACCCGTCCGGTCTGCGCAGCGTCGGCGGCAATCTTTACGAGGAAACCGCGGCCAGCGGCACGCCGGAGATCGGCCAGCCGGGCGAACAGGGCTACGGCCAGATCATGCAGGGCTATATCGAGTCCTCGAACGTCAACATCGTCGAGGAAATGGTGAACCTCATCGTCGCGCAGCGCGCCTACGAGATTAACTCCAAGTCGATCCAGACTTCGGACGAGATGCTCCAGAACGTCGCGCAGATGAAACGCTGA
- a CDS encoding flagellar basal body L-ring protein FlgH, whose amino-acid sequence MTPISQLSLGHLRGSLLLAALALGCGAPAFAGSIWPTDQARERSMIADKKASGIGDILTIVVSETAIAQSSQSKKSSRDSSIEDAVQQFLYANSRALTHRGGLPGLKLGGSASYSGGGDISNTQSLSARAAVLVTDVLPNGNFVIEGTRIVTFSGETQYVVLHGLVRADDVGRDNTVASSNIADARVEFYSEGQLTDAQKRGWFAKLYEKLRPF is encoded by the coding sequence ATGACGCCGATCTCCCAGCTTTCCCTCGGTCACCTGCGCGGCAGTCTGCTGCTCGCGGCGCTGGCGCTGGGCTGCGGCGCGCCGGCGTTCGCCGGTTCGATCTGGCCCACCGATCAGGCGCGGGAGCGTTCGATGATTGCCGACAAGAAGGCCTCCGGCATCGGCGACATCCTCACGATCGTCGTCAGCGAAACCGCGATCGCGCAGAGCTCGCAGAGCAAGAAGTCGTCGCGCGATTCGAGCATCGAGGACGCGGTCCAGCAGTTCCTTTACGCCAACAGCCGTGCGCTCACGCACCGCGGCGGACTCCCCGGCCTGAAGCTGGGCGGCTCCGCGTCCTATTCCGGCGGTGGTGACATCAGCAATACGCAGAGCCTCTCGGCCCGCGCGGCGGTGCTCGTCACCGACGTGCTGCCCAATGGCAACTTCGTCATTGAAGGCACGCGCATCGTCACGTTCTCCGGCGAGACGCAGTACGTCGTCCTGCACGGGCTGGTTCGCGCCGACGACGTCGGCCGCGATAACACGGTGGCGTCCTCGAACATCGCGGATGCCCGCGTCGAGTTTTACAGCGAAGGCCAGCTCACCGACGCGCAGAAGCGCGGCTGGTTTGCCAAGCTCTACGAAAAGCTCCGGCCGTTCTGA
- a CDS encoding flagellar hook-basal body protein gives MNIGLYQSASSLSALERWQETVAQNITSSQVTGYRKRTINFSTQPAGELQSDPRRPVGSEAGVPTLFPKVNSGINFVSGETQPTRRDFDVAIQGDGFFQVRRPDGSFAYTRNGEFHVRADRTLVTGTGDEVLNAGGGPITFLPNGDQVAINTDGSIFQGETPVANMSVQRFADNAQLIPMPNGYFVPAAGMAPEAVTQPELLQGYLENSNVTPLREMVDLVIISRAYEANQRMITTLDQQMQKALDMLG, from the coding sequence ATGAACATCGGTCTCTACCAGAGTGCATCCTCGCTGTCCGCGCTTGAGCGTTGGCAGGAGACCGTGGCGCAAAACATCACCTCGAGCCAGGTCACGGGTTATCGCAAGCGGACAATCAATTTCTCCACGCAGCCGGCCGGCGAATTGCAGTCCGATCCGCGGCGGCCGGTCGGCAGCGAGGCGGGCGTGCCCACGCTTTTCCCGAAGGTCAATTCCGGCATCAACTTCGTCAGCGGTGAGACCCAGCCGACGCGGCGCGATTTCGACGTGGCGATTCAGGGCGATGGTTTCTTCCAAGTCCGCCGCCCGGACGGCTCGTTCGCCTACACGCGCAATGGCGAGTTCCATGTTCGGGCCGACCGCACGCTCGTCACGGGGACCGGCGATGAGGTTCTTAATGCCGGCGGCGGTCCGATCACGTTCCTGCCGAACGGCGACCAGGTGGCGATCAATACCGACGGCAGCATTTTCCAAGGGGAGACTCCGGTCGCCAACATGTCGGTGCAGCGTTTTGCCGACAACGCGCAGCTGATCCCGATGCCGAACGGCTACTTCGTTCCGGCCGCCGGAATGGCGCCCGAAGCCGTGACCCAGCCCGAACTGCTGCAGGGCTATCTCGAAAACAGCAACGTCACTCCGCTGCGCGAGATGGTCGATCTCGTCATCATTTCCCGCGCCTACGAGGCGAACCAGCGGATGATCACCACGCTGGATCAGCAGATGCAGAAAGCGCTCGACATGCTCGGCTGA
- a CDS encoding rod-binding protein, with amino-acid sequence MNIPALNSVSATSAAEHVARAKQPLTPAVLRKAAPEVQRAEVAAQFEAILVRQLLAPTMTSMLGKEGGAASSVYGDMLTDTLAQQLTRGTGLGLGRLLEQQLAPRTPKSSTTL; translated from the coding sequence ATGAACATTCCCGCGCTCAATTCGGTCTCCGCCACCTCCGCCGCCGAGCACGTTGCCCGCGCGAAGCAGCCGCTCACGCCCGCCGTGTTGCGCAAGGCCGCGCCCGAAGTCCAGCGCGCCGAAGTGGCCGCGCAGTTCGAAGCGATTCTCGTCCGCCAGCTCCTGGCTCCCACCATGACCTCGATGCTCGGCAAAGAGGGCGGCGCGGCCAGCTCGGTGTATGGCGACATGCTCACCGATACGCTCGCCCAGCAACTCACGCGCGGCACCGGGCTCGGCCTCGGTCGGCTGCTCGAACAGCAATTGGCTCCGCGCACTCCAAAGTCCTCAACCACCCTTTGA
- a CDS encoding flagellar basal body P-ring protein FlgI, with product MNPARRTFTKMARSSERWILTAILGLLCSASGHASRVKDLTLVEGGRDNQIVGYGIVAGLAGDGDSNAQATLRSVANILQRYGVVVSPTDIKAKNAAAVMVTADIGPFLKPGSRIDVNVASLGDAKSLQGGVLLQTPLIGGDGKVYAVAQGAVAVGGFLGGAGGAGGATVQKNHPTVGVISNGGIVEREIAATFVRDNQLRLLLHNPDFTSAARMADAINGKWPAMASAVDAATIAVSLPANYAGQDVAFIADLGMIEVVPDTLARVVINERTGTIVATSTVRLSQVAIALGSLTITVSSNMGASQPNAFGAGQTVPLQSTQTNVNEVKGGFTVLNEPPTIERLAAALNALGVSTREMMAIFQSLKRSGALQAELVIN from the coding sequence ATGAACCCAGCACGACGCACTTTCACGAAGATGGCCCGCAGCAGCGAGCGGTGGATTCTCACCGCGATACTGGGCCTGTTGTGCTCGGCGTCGGGGCACGCGTCCCGCGTCAAGGACCTCACCCTCGTCGAGGGCGGTCGCGACAACCAGATCGTCGGCTACGGCATCGTGGCCGGACTGGCGGGTGACGGCGACAGCAACGCGCAGGCGACGCTGCGCAGCGTCGCGAATATTCTCCAGCGTTACGGCGTTGTGGTGAGCCCGACGGATATCAAGGCGAAGAACGCCGCGGCCGTGATGGTCACCGCCGACATCGGCCCCTTCCTGAAACCCGGCTCGCGAATCGACGTCAACGTGGCTTCGCTCGGCGATGCGAAATCGCTGCAGGGTGGGGTGCTGCTCCAGACGCCGCTCATCGGCGGCGATGGCAAGGTCTACGCGGTCGCGCAGGGCGCGGTGGCGGTCGGCGGATTTCTCGGCGGCGCGGGCGGCGCCGGCGGCGCAACCGTCCAGAAGAATCACCCGACGGTGGGCGTGATCAGCAACGGCGGCATCGTTGAGCGCGAGATCGCGGCGACCTTCGTCCGCGACAACCAGCTGCGGCTGTTGCTGCACAATCCGGATTTCACCTCCGCGGCGCGGATGGCGGACGCGATCAACGGCAAGTGGCCGGCCATGGCCTCGGCCGTCGATGCGGCGACGATCGCGGTCAGCCTGCCGGCCAACTATGCGGGGCAGGACGTCGCCTTCATCGCTGACCTCGGCATGATCGAAGTCGTGCCCGATACGCTGGCCCGCGTCGTGATCAACGAGCGCACCGGCACGATTGTCGCCACGTCCACGGTCCGACTCTCGCAGGTCGCGATCGCGCTCGGCTCGCTGACGATCACCGTGAGCTCCAACATGGGCGCGAGCCAGCCCAACGCGTTCGGCGCGGGCCAGACGGTGCCGCTGCAGAGCACGCAGACGAACGTCAACGAGGTCAAAGGCGGCTTCACGGTGTTGAATGAGCCGCCGACGATCGAACGCCTGGCCGCCGCGCTGAACGCGCTCGGCGTCTCGACTCGCGAGATGATGGCGATTTTCCAAAGCCTGAAACGCTCGGGCGCGCTCCAAGCCGAGCTGGTGATCAACTGA
- a CDS encoding sigma-70 family RNA polymerase sigma factor, giving the protein MNSTVASGKDAAPKTVWRAYQGVSPSNVDEKDLIERHLYLVRNVVDRIKLNLPTHIDADDLYSVGVTGLIAAVRKFDPEQGCTFASYAAMRIRGAVLDELRRMDWCPRRARARSRKLKETIIEVEQKLGRAASDEEICSALGLTQKDYAKWVEDARPVTFLAIDHRNENEDGEGASLHELLKDETDVTGRENLEKRELLELLTQRISELPDIPKKILAMYYFENMRLAEIAAVFNLTESRICQIHAQTILGLRGYLGRARNR; this is encoded by the coding sequence ATGAATTCGACCGTCGCTTCAGGCAAGGATGCCGCTCCCAAGACAGTCTGGCGCGCCTATCAAGGCGTTTCGCCCAGCAACGTCGATGAGAAGGATCTGATCGAGCGCCACCTCTACCTCGTCCGCAACGTAGTCGACCGGATCAAACTGAATCTGCCGACGCATATCGATGCTGACGACCTCTACAGCGTGGGCGTCACCGGCCTGATCGCGGCGGTCCGCAAGTTCGACCCGGAGCAGGGGTGCACCTTCGCCAGCTACGCCGCCATGCGTATCCGCGGCGCCGTGTTGGACGAGCTGCGGCGGATGGACTGGTGTCCGCGCCGCGCCCGCGCCCGCTCGCGCAAGCTCAAGGAGACCATCATTGAGGTGGAGCAGAAGCTCGGTCGCGCGGCGAGCGACGAGGAAATCTGTTCCGCCCTCGGGCTGACGCAGAAGGATTATGCGAAGTGGGTCGAGGATGCCCGGCCGGTGACCTTCCTCGCGATCGATCACCGCAACGAGAACGAGGATGGCGAAGGCGCTTCCCTGCACGAGTTGCTCAAGGACGAGACCGACGTCACCGGTCGCGAAAACCTCGAGAAGCGCGAGCTGCTGGAGCTTCTGACTCAACGAATCTCCGAATTGCCCGATATACCGAAGAAGATCCTCGCCATGTATTACTTCGAGAACATGCGCCTGGCGGAAATCGCGGCCGTTTTCAACCTCACGGAGTCGCGCATCTGCCAGATTCACGCTCAGACCATCCTCGGTCTGCGCGGCTACCTCGGCCGCGCGCGCAATCGCTAA
- a CDS encoding flagellar protein FlgN, producing the protein MHWQLVAECLRQELLEYGTLLRLFEQQQESLFHRDPDTVLRLGGEIEDQAHVLQDCRRRREQTVAALADSVRQPANATIRALLPHIEADARPLLEALINEVNVLLHRVRRASRQTQTLLARTLELHQETLRQLRPDAFTKTYSPTGRVSLAGAVGAPSLRVAG; encoded by the coding sequence ATGCACTGGCAACTCGTCGCCGAATGTCTGCGGCAGGAACTCCTCGAATACGGCACGCTCCTGCGTCTCTTCGAGCAACAGCAGGAAAGCCTTTTCCATCGTGATCCCGACACCGTGCTCCGGCTCGGTGGCGAGATCGAAGACCAGGCCCATGTCCTGCAGGACTGCCGCCGCCGGCGCGAGCAGACCGTTGCGGCCCTGGCCGACTCCGTTCGGCAGCCGGCGAATGCCACGATCCGCGCCCTGCTGCCGCACATCGAGGCCGACGCGCGTCCGCTCCTCGAAGCCTTGATCAACGAAGTCAACGTACTCCTCCATCGCGTCCGCCGCGCCAGTCGTCAGACCCAGACGCTCCTCGCCCGCACGCTCGAGCTCCACCAGGAGACGCTGCGTCAGCTCCGGCCGGACGCGTTCACCAAAACCTATTCACCGACCGGTCGCGTCTCGCTCGCCGGCGCGGTCGGCGCTCCGTCGCTGCGCGTCGCCGGCTGA
- a CDS encoding motility-associated protein, with product MLILIGGLIVFASAIGGFMLAGGSPVLLLHASEFVVILGIAAGVLVIASPGHVLKHIVHKVKGCIVSQNAGRQEFFDLLKLLYEIFMVGRRNGLIALEEHVMEPEKSVIFKRYPSVLNHADRLEFLVNGLKPVIDGKIKPDQLEELMEAEIDAKSEEWDHPVHVLQLVGDSLPGIGIVAAVLGIINTMAAIADGPEMVGKKVAAALTGTLLGIFFAYGFVNPLANRIKFNNAADLLCLRCIMQAVAGFAKGLAPLTAVEIARRSLDSSVQPGANELEVALKALPPVK from the coding sequence ATGCTCATCCTGATCGGAGGTTTGATCGTCTTCGCTTCGGCCATTGGCGGCTTCATGCTGGCCGGTGGCTCCCCCGTGCTGTTGCTGCACGCCTCCGAGTTCGTGGTCATCCTCGGCATCGCGGCCGGCGTGCTGGTCATCGCCAGCCCGGGGCACGTGCTCAAGCACATCGTCCACAAGGTCAAAGGCTGCATCGTCAGCCAGAATGCCGGACGTCAGGAATTCTTCGACCTGCTCAAGCTGCTCTACGAGATCTTCATGGTCGGCCGCCGCAACGGCCTGATCGCGCTCGAAGAACACGTGATGGAACCGGAAAAGAGTGTGATCTTCAAACGCTACCCCTCTGTCCTGAATCATGCGGACCGGCTGGAGTTCCTCGTCAACGGGCTGAAGCCGGTGATCGACGGCAAGATCAAGCCCGACCAGCTCGAGGAGCTCATGGAGGCCGAGATCGACGCCAAGTCCGAGGAGTGGGATCATCCCGTGCACGTGCTCCAGCTTGTCGGCGACTCGCTCCCCGGCATCGGCATCGTCGCGGCGGTGCTGGGTATCATCAATACCATGGCGGCCATTGCCGATGGTCCTGAGATGGTCGGCAAGAAGGTGGCCGCCGCGCTGACCGGCACGCTGCTGGGCATCTTCTTCGCCTACGGTTTCGTCAACCCTCTCGCCAACCGAATCAAATTCAACAATGCCGCGGACCTGCTGTGTCTGCGCTGCATCATGCAGGCGGTCGCCGGTTTCGCGAAAGGCCTGGCGCCGCTCACTGCGGTGGAAATCGCCCGTCGTTCGCTCGACAGCTCCGTGCAGCCGGGAGCGAACGAACTCGAGGTGGCGCTGAAGGCGCTGCCGCCGGTCAAATGA
- the flgA gene encoding flagellar basal body P-ring formation chaperone FlgA, producing MRALRYLLLVATLSSLAARAVAEPAPLTRERFVASLASDLSSHFNLEGDLQLDFIRPWSPPARLAEIWTIEITEYPTVPSASMLVRCRVLADSIAVADATLVLRAALWRDVWAARQPLAKDSTFDPAVLDTRRVDLLREREALPVNVGDRSYSFARTIGSGRLLTWHDIARRPLVRKGDLVEVSAVEGQLLITMQAMAMENGSQGETVTVRNPVSRRDFAATVVDENRVQVRF from the coding sequence ATGCGCGCTCTTCGTTACCTCCTGCTGGTCGCCACGCTCTCGAGCCTCGCCGCCCGCGCCGTCGCCGAGCCCGCGCCGCTCACGCGCGAGCGGTTCGTCGCCTCGCTAGCGAGCGATCTCTCCAGCCACTTCAATCTCGAGGGCGATCTCCAACTCGACTTCATCCGCCCCTGGTCACCGCCGGCCCGGCTCGCCGAAATCTGGACAATCGAGATCACCGAATATCCGACGGTGCCGTCTGCCTCGATGCTCGTGCGTTGTCGCGTGCTGGCCGATAGCATCGCCGTCGCGGACGCGACGCTCGTGCTCCGCGCCGCCTTGTGGCGCGACGTCTGGGCGGCCCGCCAGCCTCTCGCCAAGGATTCGACCTTCGATCCCGCTGTGCTGGACACGCGCCGGGTTGATCTGCTGCGCGAGCGCGAGGCGCTCCCGGTCAATGTGGGGGATCGCAGCTACTCCTTCGCGCGCACCATCGGCTCCGGCCGGCTGCTGACCTGGCACGACATCGCGCGCCGTCCGCTCGTGCGCAAGGGCGATCTCGTGGAGGTTTCCGCCGTCGAGGGCCAGCTCCTGATCACCATGCAGGCCATGGCGATGGAGAACGGCTCGCAGGGCGAGACCGTCACGGTCCGCAATCCCGTTTCCCGCCGCGACTTTGCCGCGACGGTGGTCGACGAAAACCGCGTGCAGGTCCGCTTCTGA
- the flhA gene encoding flagellar biosynthesis protein FlhA, giving the protein MKRADLVLTAGLFITVLLLILPIPTVLLDFFFALNIGLSMLVLLAIIYIKDPPEFSSFPTLLLALTLFRLALNISSTRLVLVKGYAGQVIDAFGHFVIQGNYIVGAVVFLILVVINFVVITKGAGRIAEVSARFTLDALPGKQMAIDAELNAGIIDEVQATARRVKVQKEADFYGAMDGASKFVRGDAIAGIIITLVNVIGGFAIGVLQMGLSLGESLQKFTLLSIGDGLVSQIPSLVLSVAAGVLVTRASENNNLGHQLAGQMFRYPRAMKIAAGMLMCFGIMPGMPLLPFAGLAAFSWFLGKMLKDQEDKTGHALGAEAAAAEKAAAGKSAGKGAAGGAAGAAAPASGPTEDVRKLIEVDVFAIELGYGLLNLANAKAGGDLLARVTGVRKTLAREKGIVVPPVAVRDNLELEPNDYRFLLRGKALARGQLHPNRWLAMNVAASKVRLRGVPTHEPVFNLEATWIDEPEKKTAEINGYTVVDPASVLITHLSETLKANAHHLLGRQEVQSLVDFLKQTQPALVAELLPDLVTLGIIQRVLQNLLRENISIVNLPLILEGIGDFASLSKNPDDLSELIRRRLGLYFVPEFEVRPGVVRAVTVDPRFEQWLGTKVQRSPTEVGLALDPATTRHVLDELNRRIAELTAQGHPTVLVVSSEVRLPLKRFFESSFPRLTVLAFQELPAATEIENAGIVPVPAHLARTETPLKAAA; this is encoded by the coding sequence ATGAAGCGCGCCGATCTGGTTTTGACGGCCGGTCTGTTCATCACCGTCCTGCTGCTGATCCTGCCGATCCCGACGGTGCTGCTGGATTTCTTTTTCGCGCTGAACATCGGGCTCTCGATGCTGGTGCTGCTGGCGATCATCTACATCAAGGACCCGCCCGAGTTCTCGAGCTTTCCGACCTTGCTGCTGGCGCTGACGCTCTTCCGGCTTGCGCTCAACATCAGCTCGACCCGGCTCGTGCTCGTCAAAGGCTACGCCGGCCAGGTCATCGACGCGTTTGGCCACTTCGTCATTCAGGGCAATTACATCGTCGGTGCGGTCGTATTCCTCATTCTCGTGGTGATCAATTTCGTGGTCATCACCAAGGGCGCGGGTCGTATCGCCGAGGTCAGCGCGCGGTTCACGCTCGATGCGCTGCCCGGCAAGCAGATGGCGATCGATGCCGAGCTCAACGCCGGCATCATCGACGAAGTCCAGGCCACCGCGCGCCGTGTCAAGGTGCAGAAAGAAGCCGACTTCTACGGCGCGATGGACGGCGCCTCGAAGTTCGTACGCGGCGATGCGATTGCCGGCATCATCATCACGCTGGTCAACGTCATCGGCGGTTTCGCCATTGGCGTGCTGCAGATGGGTCTTTCCCTTGGCGAATCGCTGCAGAAATTCACGCTGCTGTCCATCGGTGACGGCCTGGTGTCCCAGATTCCCTCGCTCGTGCTGTCGGTCGCGGCGGGTGTCCTCGTTACTCGCGCCTCGGAGAACAACAACCTCGGTCACCAACTCGCCGGCCAGATGTTCCGGTATCCGCGCGCGATGAAAATCGCCGCCGGCATGCTGATGTGCTTCGGCATCATGCCGGGCATGCCGCTGCTGCCGTTCGCCGGGCTCGCGGCTTTCTCGTGGTTCCTCGGCAAGATGCTGAAGGATCAGGAAGACAAGACCGGGCACGCGCTCGGCGCCGAGGCCGCCGCGGCTGAGAAGGCCGCTGCCGGCAAGAGCGCGGGCAAAGGTGCGGCGGGCGGCGCCGCCGGCGCCGCCGCGCCCGCCAGCGGTCCCACCGAGGATGTGCGCAAGCTCATCGAAGTGGATGTCTTCGCGATCGAGCTGGGCTATGGACTGCTGAATCTCGCCAACGCCAAGGCCGGCGGCGATCTGCTCGCTCGCGTCACGGGCGTGCGGAAGACGCTCGCCCGCGAAAAGGGCATCGTGGTGCCGCCAGTGGCGGTCCGCGACAATCTCGAGCTCGAGCCCAACGACTATCGTTTCCTGCTCCGCGGCAAGGCGCTCGCGCGCGGTCAGCTGCATCCGAACCGCTGGCTCGCGATGAACGTCGCCGCCAGCAAGGTCCGGTTGCGCGGCGTGCCCACGCACGAACCCGTTTTCAACCTGGAGGCGACCTGGATCGACGAGCCCGAGAAAAAGACGGCTGAGATCAACGGCTACACCGTGGTCGATCCCGCATCCGTGCTCATCACCCACCTCTCCGAGACGCTGAAAGCCAACGCCCATCACCTGCTCGGCCGGCAGGAGGTGCAGTCGCTCGTCGACTTCCTCAAGCAGACGCAGCCGGCCCTCGTCGCTGAGCTCTTGCCTGATCTCGTCACGCTCGGCATTATCCAGCGCGTCCTGCAGAACCTCCTCCGCGAAAACATTTCCATCGTCAACCTGCCGCTCATCCTCGAGGGCATTGGCGATTTTGCTTCGCTCTCCAAGAACCCGGACGACCTCAGCGAACTCATTCGCCGGCGGCTCGGGCTGTATTTTGTTCCCGAATTCGAAGTGCGGCCCGGCGTGGTGCGTGCCGTCACGGTCGATCCGCGGTTCGAACAGTGGCTCGGCACGAAGGTGCAGCGCTCACCGACCGAAGTGGGCCTGGCGCTGGATCCCGCGACCACCCGGCACGTGCTGGACGAGCTCAACCGCCGCATCGCCGAGCTCACCGCGCAGGGCCATCCCACGGTCCTCGTGGTGTCGAGCGAAGTGCGGCTGCCGCTCAAGCGTTTCTTCGAGTCCTCCTTCCCGCGGCTCACGGTGCTGGCGTTCCAGGAGCTGCCGGCCGCCACCGAAATCGAAAACGCCGGGATCGTGCCCGTGCCGGCGCACCTCGCGCGCACGGAGACGCCACTTAAAGCCGCCGCGTGA
- a CDS encoding flagellar GTP-binding protein — protein MPPLAPGAYKFTVRSAEEAVALIREKLGPEARVLSVRSVEPKGLRKLFSSPQLEVIAQIDAPAAEAAAPRLNQGVDEPVDQDLDESFTAVSSEPAEPATSAPAAEPSRTPLSRPDIRHTPVGIADLLRRSGLTETALTRLQSGAHWPEIARLPLHRALAETSRLLRERAEARPGRAPLSRAAFLGTAGVGRTTALCKWLSTEVFRRARIGHVVTIEFDRPNPLGPLPVFAEALGVPLAHFPCETQPAVPGGFVYFDLPSISPRRASDNKALAEWLDREAIEERVLVLNAAYDRAAIRAAYAAGRDLGATHLVFTHLDEVPQWGKLWDYLFDAELEPLFLATGPSLTGDCEEDVSGAIARRTLPEN, from the coding sequence ATGCCCCCTCTCGCTCCAGGTGCCTACAAATTCACGGTCCGCTCCGCCGAGGAAGCGGTGGCGTTGATCCGCGAAAAGCTCGGGCCCGAGGCGCGCGTGCTCTCCGTCCGCTCGGTCGAACCGAAGGGCTTGCGCAAGCTCTTCAGCTCGCCGCAGCTCGAGGTGATTGCGCAGATCGACGCCCCCGCCGCCGAAGCCGCCGCGCCGCGCCTGAATCAGGGGGTCGACGAGCCGGTCGACCAGGACCTCGATGAATCGTTTACCGCCGTCTCCTCCGAGCCGGCGGAGCCGGCAACGTCCGCGCCCGCAGCCGAACCGAGCCGCACGCCGCTCTCACGACCCGACATCCGGCACACGCCGGTCGGCATCGCCGACCTGCTGCGTCGCTCCGGTCTCACGGAAACGGCGCTCACGCGGCTGCAGTCGGGCGCTCACTGGCCCGAGATCGCGCGGCTGCCGTTGCATCGCGCGCTGGCGGAGACCTCCCGCTTGCTGCGCGAGCGCGCGGAAGCGCGTCCGGGACGCGCGCCACTTTCCCGCGCGGCGTTCCTCGGCACGGCGGGCGTCGGGCGCACCACCGCACTGTGCAAATGGCTTTCGACGGAAGTCTTCCGCCGCGCGCGCATCGGTCACGTGGTCACGATCGAGTTCGACCGTCCGAATCCGCTCGGGCCGCTGCCGGTGTTCGCCGAGGCGTTGGGCGTGCCGCTGGCGCATTTCCCCTGCGAAACGCAACCGGCGGTGCCCGGAGGTTTCGTGTATTTCGATCTGCCGAGCATCTCGCCGCGCCGCGCTTCGGACAACAAGGCGCTCGCCGAATGGCTGGACCGCGAGGCGATCGAGGAGCGCGTGCTCGTGCTGAACGCCGCCTACGATCGCGCCGCGATCCGCGCGGCCTACGCCGCCGGGCGCGACCTCGGCGCAACGCATCTGGTTTTCACGCACCTCGACGAGGTGCCGCAGTGGGGCAAACTCTGGGACTATCTCTTCGACGCCGAGCTCGAGCCGCTGTTTCTCGCCACGGGCCCGTCTCTCACGGGCGACTGCGAAGAGGATGTTTCCGGCGCCATCGCGCGGCGCACACTTCCGGAAAATTGA
- a CDS encoding flagellar motor protein MotB, whose product MARKKAAAGHGGAWKVAYADFVTAMMALFMVLWISAQDQKILIATSQYFQNPFQAPMLAASGVLPSNSQSSRSQGPDKGERQRAKHNQMEMAFLNSVASDFYKTLRLDQDITDKPIEIQVTADGLRLTVFDRARKPVFVGNTAEFTEWGRFVMQNLSWTVDRHKFRVTIDGHTKAQLDLGPGEYTPWELSADRANAARRALVHYAVDPALIDRVTGYADTRPVEGESPEAESNQRITLSLSLGKRPSEPAPTQSPSTSSAPPASAP is encoded by the coding sequence ATGGCCCGCAAAAAAGCAGCAGCCGGCCACGGTGGCGCCTGGAAGGTGGCTTACGCGGACTTCGTCACCGCGATGATGGCCCTTTTCATGGTGCTGTGGATTTCGGCGCAGGATCAGAAAATCCTGATCGCCACGTCCCAGTATTTTCAGAACCCGTTTCAGGCGCCGATGCTGGCCGCGTCGGGCGTATTGCCGAGCAACAGTCAATCGTCGCGCTCGCAGGGGCCCGACAAGGGCGAGCGGCAACGAGCCAAACACAACCAGATGGAGATGGCGTTCCTGAACAGCGTCGCGTCGGACTTCTACAAGACGCTGCGGCTCGACCAGGACATCACTGACAAGCCGATCGAGATTCAGGTGACCGCGGACGGGCTGCGGCTGACGGTGTTCGATCGCGCCCGGAAACCGGTGTTCGTCGGCAACACCGCGGAATTCACGGAATGGGGGCGTTTCGTCATGCAGAATCTGTCGTGGACGGTCGATCGGCACAAATTTCGCGTCACCATCGACGGTCACACCAAAGCGCAGCTCGACCTGGGCCCCGGCGAATACACCCCGTGGGAGCTCTCCGCGGACCGCGCGAATGCCGCCCGTCGGGCCTTGGTGCACTACGCCGTGGATCCGGCGCTCATCGATCGCGTAACCGGTTATGCAGATACGCGGCCCGTCGAAGGCGAGAGCCCGGAGGCCGAATCGAATCAGCGGATCACGCTGAGTCTTTCCCTTGGCAAACGGCCGAGCGAACCCGCCCCAACGCAAAGCCCGTCGACCTCGTCAGCCCCGCCCGCGTCCGCCCCGTGA